A window from Ignavibacteriota bacterium encodes these proteins:
- a CDS encoding SRPBCC domain-containing protein has translation MELKTKIEAQDGKQELFIHREFEIPIELLFKAYIEPELIEQWMGTKVINFECKKFGGYVIETLDDKGKVAFQANGVFHEIIHNKKISRTFEMDTMPFGVQLEIYEFEKISNESSKLKIHTIFESVEKRDNLLKLPFAFGLNMAHNRIEKLFTNMKEANQ, from the coding sequence ATGGAATTAAAAACAAAAATTGAAGCTCAAGATGGAAAACAAGAATTGTTTATCCATAGGGAATTTGAAATTCCGATTGAATTACTTTTTAAAGCCTACATTGAACCAGAATTAATTGAACAATGGATGGGAACGAAAGTTATAAATTTTGAATGTAAAAAGTTTGGAGGATATGTAATTGAAACTTTGGATGATAAGGGAAAAGTTGCATTTCAAGCTAATGGTGTATTTCATGAAATTATTCATAACAAAAAAATTTCAAGAACTTTTGAAATGGATACGATGCCGTTTGGAGTTCAACTCGAAATTTATGAGTTTGAAAAAATATCAAATGAATCAAGCAAACTTAAAATTCATACGATTTTTGAATCTGTTGAAAAGAGAGACAATCTTCTCAAACTTCCATTTGCATTTGGGTTAAATATGGCTCACAATAGAATTGAAAAATTATTCACCAATATGAAAGAAGCAAATCAATGA
- a CDS encoding helix-turn-helix transcriptional regulator has translation MNLRRDIFQAIADPTRRAILLLLTTQTMTAGSIAINFNTARPTVSKHLQILTECELLGYEKNGREIYYHLNPSKIKELADFIEPFRKLWDDRFNKLENLMKNYKSK, from the coding sequence ATGAATTTACGAAGAGATATTTTTCAAGCAATTGCCGATCCTACAAGAAGAGCAATATTATTATTGTTAACAACCCAAACAATGACAGCTGGTTCAATTGCTATAAATTTTAATACAGCTAGACCAACAGTTTCCAAACATTTACAAATTCTTACTGAATGTGAGTTGCTTGGATATGAGAAAAATGGCAGAGAAATTTATTATCATCTTAATCCAAGTAAAATTAAGGAATTAGCTGATTTTATTGAACCATTTAGAAAATTGTGGGACGATAGATTTAATAAATTAGAAAACCTAATGAAAAACTATAAATCAAAATAA
- a CDS encoding DoxX family protein, with protein MKNKNKIIFWIATIWLSLGMLSTGIVQIIHLEDEVIKMKNLGYSEYFLTIIGVWKIFGVLAILLPKFPLVKEWAYAGFFFVMSGAIFSHFAVGDTLAEFFGPTLLLLLTIISWYYRTEDRKIKIIKG; from the coding sequence ATGAAAAATAAAAACAAAATAATATTTTGGATTGCAACAATTTGGCTTAGTTTGGGAATGTTATCAACCGGAATTGTACAAATAATCCACTTAGAAGATGAAGTAATAAAAATGAAAAATTTAGGATACTCAGAATATTTTTTAACAATTATTGGAGTATGGAAAATATTTGGAGTGTTGGCAATTCTGTTACCAAAATTTCCTTTGGTTAAAGAATGGGCATATGCGGGATTTTTCTTTGTAATGTCTGGAGCAATATTTTCACATTTTGCAGTAGGTGATACTTTAGCTGAATTTTTTGGTCCAACTCTTTTATTACTGTTAACAATAATTTCTTGGTATTACAGAACTGAGGATCGAAAAATAAAAATAATTAAGGGTTAA